The Nostoc sp. 'Peltigera membranacea cyanobiont' N6 genome contains the following window.
CAAAAACTTTTCCCCACCATCGACCTGTTTATTCATATTCTTTTGGTTCCCTCTCTCAACAGGTAAAAGTAAAAATGTTTATTATTTTACTTTGGTAAAGATGCGTTTATTTCGCAGGATCTGTACTTTTGCTATCCTTAAGCCAAGCCTACAAGTGTAATCAGTATATCTATCAACTTAATGGCGATAAATGGCGCAATCACCCCACCTAAGCCATAAATTAAGATATTGCGTTGGAGTAGCTGATTAGCTGTCAGGGGTCTAAATCGCACACCCTTCAATGCCAAGGGAATCAAAGCGGGAATAATCAAAGCATTATAAATCAACGCTGATAGTACAGCAGACTTAGGGCTAGTTAAATTCATAATATTCAGGCTTTGCAGGTTAGCAGCGACAAATATCACTGGGATAATTGCAAAGTATTTGGCAATATCATTAGCGATAGAAAATGTCATTAATGCCCCGCGAGTAATCAACAATTGTTTGCCAATGCTAATGATATCGATTAGCTTTGTGGGATCGGAGTCTAAATCGACCATGTTGGCGGCTTCTTTTGCAGCTTGCGTCCCTGTATTCATGGCAACGCCGACGTTAGCTTGGGCTAATGCAGGAGCATCGTTAGTTCCATCTCCCGTCATGGCAACTAGTTTACCTGCTGCTTGTTCCTTTTTAATGACGCTGATTTTGTCTTCTGGTGTGGCTTCGGCAATGAAGTCATCAACGCCTGCTTCTTTGGCAATGACAGAAGCTGTAATTTGGTTGTCTCCAGTTAGCATGATGGTATGCACTCCCATCCGTCGCAGTTGCTCAAAGCGATCGCGGATACCAGGTTTAACTATATCTTTGAGATAAATAACCCCATAGATTTCGTTATCTAGGCTGACTGCTAGGGGTGTACCTCCCAGGCGAGAAACTCGTTCGTAGGCGGCATCCAATTCTGGTGTATCGCGTCCGTGGCGAGAACGGACAAATCCTTTAATGGCTTCGACTGCTCCTTTCCTAGCCTCATATCCACCAGGCAAGTTAGTCCCACTCATCCGGGTTTTGGCGGAAAAATCGACTCCTTCTGCTTGGTTGGAGTCGAAATCAAACCGTGCGCCTAATTTCTCCGCCAGTCGCACAATGGATTTACCTTCTGGTGTATTGTCAAATATACTAGCCGCCCAGGCAACATTAGCAATTTCTGACATTGAATGACCGTCGATAGGGATAAACTCTTCCGCCAAACGGTTGCCGAGGGTAATTGTACCTGTCTTATCGAGAACTAAAGTGTTGACATCACCACAGGCTTCGACTGCTCGTCCGGAAGTGGCAATGACGTTAAATTGGGCAACTCGATCCATACCAGCAATGCCAATGGTACTGAGTAAGCCGCCAATGGTTGTAGGAATTAATGCCACTAATAGAGCAATTAAAATTGGCACGCTGACTGGACTGTTGACATAGTAAGCAAGTGCCGGCAAAGTTACTACGACTAACAAAAACACTAAGCTGAGAACTGCCAGCAATACTGTCAGGGCAATTTCATTGGGTGTTTTGCTGCGTTCTGCCCCTTCCACCAAGGCAATCATCCGGTCAATAAAGCCTTTGCCTGGGTCAGTAGTAACGCGGATAATTAGTTCATCGGAGATAATCCTCGTTCCACCAGTGACGGAACTAGAAACATCGGAGCCTGATTCTTTTAATACTGGTGCGGATTCTCCAGTAATTGCCGATTCATCTACTGAGGCGACACCCATAATTACTTCGCCATCGGCAGGGATGATATCGCCAGCAACGACATAGATGTTATCGCCCTGTTTCAGGCTGGTGGATGAAACTTCACTAATTATGCCGTCGGAAGCGAGTTTTTTAGCGATCGCCTCTGATTTCGTTAATCGCAAGGCATCAGCTTGAGCTTTACCCCGCCCTTCTGCCACTGCTTCGGCAAAATTAGCAAACCAAACTGTAAAGAATAAAATCCCCGACAGCAAGGCGTTGAAAATTTGCGGGTTCTTTTGCAGGGACGGGCCAAATAGGTTGGGATCAATCGTTAGCAATAGGATGATGATTGTCCCCACCCAAACCACAAATATCACGGGATTTTTGATTGCATACTTAGGATTGAGCTTGACAAAAGCATCTCTAATTGCTCTTAAGTACAGCCACTTAGTAATTTTTTTCGCCTTCTTCCGTCCCTGGCGGCGATCGCCAGAACGAGGATTTGGCCGTCTAGCTTTGAAGTTAGTTGCCACTTGATTAATTAATAAAGTTAGGAGTTAAAAGTTATACCAATTCTGTATGAGGATGCGCTAAACCATGATTACAAGAAAGAAAGATAAACGAACCGCAAAGGACGCAAAGGGCCCAAAGAAAGAAGTTAAAAGGGTTTGGCGCAACCTCATAAAGAAATGGTA
Protein-coding sequences here:
- the kdpB gene encoding potassium-transporting ATPase subunit KdpB; this translates as MNQVATNFKARRPNPRSGDRRQGRKKAKKITKWLYLRAIRDAFVKLNPKYAIKNPVIFVVWVGTIIILLLTIDPNLFGPSLQKNPQIFNALLSGILFFTVWFANFAEAVAEGRGKAQADALRLTKSEAIAKKLASDGIISEVSSTSLKQGDNIYVVAGDIIPADGEVIMGVASVDESAITGESAPVLKESGSDVSSSVTGGTRIISDELIIRVTTDPGKGFIDRMIALVEGAERSKTPNEIALTVLLAVLSLVFLLVVVTLPALAYYVNSPVSVPILIALLVALIPTTIGGLLSTIGIAGMDRVAQFNVIATSGRAVEACGDVNTLVLDKTGTITLGNRLAEEFIPIDGHSMSEIANVAWAASIFDNTPEGKSIVRLAEKLGARFDFDSNQAEGVDFSAKTRMSGTNLPGGYEARKGAVEAIKGFVRSRHGRDTPELDAAYERVSRLGGTPLAVSLDNEIYGVIYLKDIVKPGIRDRFEQLRRMGVHTIMLTGDNQITASVIAKEAGVDDFIAEATPEDKISVIKKEQAAGKLVAMTGDGTNDAPALAQANVGVAMNTGTQAAKEAANMVDLDSDPTKLIDIISIGKQLLITRGALMTFSIANDIAKYFAIIPVIFVAANLQSLNIMNLTSPKSAVLSALIYNALIIPALIPLALKGVRFRPLTANQLLQRNILIYGLGGVIAPFIAIKLIDILITLVGLA